The genomic stretch ACACCCCGAGCCGCCGCTGCAACTCCTGCGGCCCGGCTGCCGTCGATGGCTTGCTCATGGACTCACTCCTCGGCGACGCGACCGCATCTTCTACGGATCGATCCCTGCGTCGATCAACGCGATCGCGCCTTCGTAGAACTCGCCGATCGTCTCCTCGGAAGCGTTCACGCAGTGCGTGCGGGACAGGCACAGCGCATCGGGCCACTGGTGCTCCGTGTCCATATCGCCGAACGAGCTCACATAGGTCATGCCGGGCATTGTGCACGGCCGCCCGCCCGTAAGAGACCGGCTTCTCCCGTTCGGGTGACTGCCGTTGCCGTCCTCGCACGCCACCGGCGCCCCGGCCGGGCGACCGCGGCCGCCAGCCTTCGCCATCACCCAGCCCTCACCGTACGGACGAGCGCCGGGACGCCAGCGCCCGGCGCGACCTGCGCGGGCATCGGCCTCTGTCCACAGGCACCCGGGGGCGTCCTGGTGATATGAGCGATGACGAGCAGCAGACACAGCCGGCCCCGCGCCGCGGCAAGGTTTTGGAGGCCCTCGCGCGGGCGGAGCGGAAGGTGTTCACCCGGCCCGCGCCGAAATCCCCGAAGGCACAGGTGGAATTCCTCCTCACGCGGGTGAAGGGGTCGACCAAGGCTGTGGCGGAGCGCCTGGGCGCCTCGCGCCGGACGGTGGAGCGTTACAGGGCCGGCAAGGTGACGAAGCCGCAGAAGCGGCTCCAGGCCGCCTTGGTGGAGGCGACCGAATCCGAGTGGCAACCGCAGGTCAGAGCACGGGCACGTCAACAGGCGTCCACCTCCAGCGGGATGGTCGTGGAGGTCACGGCGTACTTCGGATTCGCCTGCAAGGGCAGCTCGGACGATGGCCGCGAGCGCCAGATCACCACGGACATCTCGCCCTTCTACACGCAGCAGATCCTTCAGCTTCAGGAGGCCGGTGCGACGGAAGAGGAGCTTCACCCCATCGTCGCGGAGGCCATCACGGAGTCGTATTTCACGGATTGGGGCACCCGTGCCGCTGGCCTGCGCGCGGATTTCACGCACGTCTCGACAATAGAATTCCGATTCTGACCCGCCCGAATTAAGGGCCTGCTATAAAGCAACGCGACGGGTCGCCGTAGCTGGAGCCGCTGCTCCCGGTCGGAAGCAAGCCTGGACGACCGCCGGTGCACACCAAGCGACAGTTGATAAACGGCATACGCTGGCGCACTCGCGCTGGTGCTCCCTGGCGGGACGTGCCTGAGCGGTATGGCCCGTGGGACACGGTGTACGGACTGTTCCGGCGTTGGCAGCGGGACGGAACCTGGCACCGCATCTTCGAGCAACTACAGGCTCGGGCCGATGCCGAGGGGCTGATCACCTGGGACGTCTCAGTGGACTGGACCATCGCCCGTGCTCATCAGCATGCGGCGGGTGCCCGCAAAAAGGGGATCTGCAGGTCGAGCCGCCGGGGGGTGTTTTCACCGAGCCCGACGACCATGGGCTCGGACGTTCCCGGGGTGGGCTGACGACCAAGCTCCACCTGGCGGTCGAGCAGGCCCAGAAGCCGATGTCACTGGTGATCACGGCCGGGCAGCGCGGGACTCCCCGCAGTTCCAGGTGGTCCTGGACCGTATCCGGGTGCCCCGGCTCAGGCCGGGCCAGCCTCGCACCCGGCCGGACAGAGTTCGCGCCGACAAGGCGTACGGCTCCCGCGCGAACCGCGCCTACCTGCGCAAGCGCGGTATCCGCTGCACGATCCCGGAGAAGCGCGACCAGATCGCCAACCGCAAGAAACGCGGTTCCCACGGTGGCCGACCGCCCAAGTTCGACGCGGCCGACTACAAGGAGCGCCACGCGGTGGAGTGCGGAATCAATCGCCTGAAACGCCACCGTGCGGTCGCCACGAGATACGACAAGCTGGCCGTCCGCTACGAAGCGACCGTGCTGGTCGCAGCCATCAACGAGTGGCTGTGACCAGCGTCCTCATGCTCGGCCTGGCGGCTTTCACTGGTCTCCGGTGTCGAATGCCTGGGCCACGGCGAGGCTGTCCTCGTAGATATGGTGCCGGGTGACCAAGCCGTCTTCGAAGGTGAGGTGCATAGCGAACCGTGCGCGATACGCACGTCCGGTGGAGCGAGCGGTCTGGCGAATCTCGCCGATCACAACCGCGTCGTTTCCGTCGATGAGGATGCGCTCAACCTCAGTCGCCACCTGCTCCGGCACGTGGTGCTCGGCAAGTTCGCGATAGTGGGCGGCCGCGTCGGCCCGGGTGGACCGATGACGGATCCAGGGCGTGGCAGTACGACCGTGCTCGGACTCCGGCCAGTTCAGCTTCCAATCGCCCCGCTCGGCGTACAGCTCGGCGGTGCGCTCGGGGTCGCCCTCACCGATCCTGCGCAGCAACTCCTCAACCACGGTCCGTGTGTTCGTAGATGTAGCTATGGGCATGATGGGCCTCCGTATGGTCCGCGTCCTGCTCACGCGGCGAGATCACCAACCTAGCCCCCACAGTCCGGCCGAGACGATTACCTCCTAAGTAAGGCAGCGCATCATCAAGATCCACTTTTGAAACGCACCCAAATCCCGCACCACGAATACGAGGCCGATGATGACCAGGATGTGGCCGCCCGGCGGCGGTACCCGTGCCCGCCGCCCGCTCGCCCCGCGCGTGGTGTCCCGCGAGCCGGTCGACCCCGCCCGCATCGGCCGCGGCGTCGTCCGACGCCGCGCGACAGGGATGGACGCCGACGCTGTCGCCGCGGCCCTCGATGACGCGTGGTTCGACACCCGGCAGGCGTCCCGGCACGAGGAGTCGGCGCACGACATGCGCCGCCCGGCGGAGCTCGCCGAGTGGCAACGCATCGACCAGCTGCTCGCCGCCGCGCCCGCGGGCACCCTCTACGACCCGGGCTGCGACTCGGTCGCCCAGGCCGAGCTCGCCGCCGACACCGCGGCGGCCGCCGCCCGGGAAGCCGAGCTGCGTGAGGCCGCCCACGTCACGGCTCGCGCCGACGAGCTCCAGGCGCTGCGCGAGCTGGGCACGCTGGAGCAGACCGAACCGCGCACCGGCGACGAAGCCGCCCGCGGCGAACTCACCCGCCGCACGGGCGGCTACGCCCAAACCGACGTCGACGCCTGGCTCGCCCACGCCCTGGCCACCCACCGCGGGCACTACCGCGACCCCGCCGCCCGCGAAGCCGCAACCGACCTTCTGCCGCCCCCGGTCCTCGCCCACGCCGCGCTGCTCACCGAACTCGTCCGCCTGGTCCCCAACGCCGACAGCGACGAGTTGGCGTTCGCGGCCCGGCTCGCCACCACCGAACCCGACGCCGCCCGTGCGCTCGCAGCGTTCCTCACCCGCGCCCGGCAGCCTTCCTCACCCGCACCCGCACCCGCCCCGAAACCCGCTGACCCTGGTCACAACAACCGCCAGGAATCCGTGTCACGCTGACGGAGCGTGAGCGTGACACGGGTGTCACGTTGGGGTGTCACGCTGACCATCGGGCCCGTATCCACGGGGCCGAACCCGGTTTTCAAGCACATCGAACAGCGTGACACTTCCTCCGAACGCGGCTGCGGAGCGTAGCCGTCGGGATCGGTCCCGGGGCGGTCCGGCGCGCGCCGGAAGAGTCCCCGGGGTGAGCACCGACAACGCCACCGCCGCGATCTCCCCCCAGGCCCTGCCGAAGAAGCCGGCCGACCGGGAGGACCGTCCGATGCGGATCAGCGAGTCCGTCGTTTGGTGAGGGATCGGGTCTGTCGGTTAGTGAGGGATCGCTCGCGTACAAGGAAGACCTAGGACTGACTGACCAGATGACGGGCGCGCTCTTCCTCACCCGCCGTAGGCGAAGTACCGCAAGTACGGCCGGGCAGACCCTTGCCATCAAGGCTCGCCACCCGCCTTGCACCCTTTGCATCCTGCCCTTCGGACGCTGCGCCGTCGGCCGTCGCGGGGCCGGGCAGGAGCGGAACGGTCTTGCACCCCATTGGTAGGTAGTACAGGTAGTAGTTATGTGCGGGTTGAGATTCCTTCCCCTCTGAGAGCGAAGCTCGCCGCGCGGGCACACACCACCCGATGCCACCCGCATGGAGGCCCACCCTTGCCAACCCGGAGCGCATGATCCTTCCCGGCCCTGTGAAGCCGCCTACGACACTCTGACGCCCTCCGGGCTCCCCCAGGGCGGTCAAGGGCCTGAAAGGCGCTCACAGCCGCGCACAGCGCTTCGGGCGGCGGTAAAGCGCCCTGTCCCTCGGCAACGGCTTCACGACAGGCGCCCACGCCCTCCCCCTCGGTCGCCGCCGCTCGCTGCTCCCGGGCCCGAGCTCTGCTCTCAGAGGGGAAGGAATCTCAACCCGCACGTAGGTACTACCTGTACTACCTACCAATGGGGTGCAAGACCGTTCCGCTCCTGCCCGGCCCCGCGAGGTCGTCAGCGGTCACGGGCCGGGTGCAGCGCCTTGTGCTGCGCGGCTGCCGATGTCCCGCTGCTCCTGGTGGTGAAAGGTGCAAGAGGTCTGCTGCACGTCCGGTGAGGAGCGCAGCGCAGTATTCGCACGGTTCAGGTGGCACACGGGCGCTGCACTGACAGCAAGACCGGCCCTACTCGTGCAGCAGCCCGCTGTGGCTGCGTAGGTGAGACCAGGCTCTGGTCCACATTCTGTGGAGGCTCACGGACGGTGATGTCAGTGGGGTGTGGTGGTATGGCCTGACTCTGCCGTTGACCTGCTGGGAGGCCACTGTGATGC from Streptomyces sp. NBC_00690 encodes the following:
- the tpg gene encoding telomere-protecting terminal protein Tpg; amino-acid sequence: MSDDEQQTQPAPRRGKVLEALARAERKVFTRPAPKSPKAQVEFLLTRVKGSTKAVAERLGASRRTVERYRAGKVTKPQKRLQAALVEATESEWQPQVRARARQQASTSSGMVVEVTAYFGFACKGSSDDGRERQITTDISPFYTQQILQLQEAGATEEELHPIVAEAITESYFTDWGTRAAGLRADFTHVSTIEFRF
- a CDS encoding nuclear transport factor 2 family protein, translated to MPIATSTNTRTVVEELLRRIGEGDPERTAELYAERGDWKLNWPESEHGRTATPWIRHRSTRADAAAHYRELAEHHVPEQVATEVERILIDGNDAVVIGEIRQTARSTGRAYRARFAMHLTFEDGLVTRHHIYEDSLAVAQAFDTGDQ